In one window of Rathayibacter caricis DSM 15933 DNA:
- a CDS encoding SIMPL domain-containing protein, with amino-acid sequence MVTLTVAGTAQHFHPAERGTVRLEIRRESRSRSAVLAEVSSLHATVRDQARAEQQSGAATWWSADQVSVSTVRRFLKDSDVAEVFHIAAASVRVKYRDFDALGRWVSSVSGLPGVVVSGVDWDLTAARRASVEREVRVAAVRDAQERAAAYASALGLGQPRVLTLFEPGLRPHTSGGGGGYGTMSRAAAFASHEEPLALKPEDIEIAASISADFDAL; translated from the coding sequence ATGGTCACCCTCACCGTCGCCGGCACCGCGCAGCACTTCCACCCCGCCGAGCGGGGGACCGTCCGCCTCGAGATCCGCCGCGAGTCGCGGTCCCGCTCGGCGGTGCTCGCCGAGGTCTCGTCACTGCACGCCACCGTGCGCGATCAGGCCCGCGCCGAGCAGCAGTCCGGAGCGGCCACGTGGTGGTCGGCCGACCAGGTGTCGGTCTCGACCGTCCGCCGATTCCTCAAGGACTCGGACGTGGCCGAGGTCTTCCACATCGCCGCGGCGAGCGTGCGGGTCAAGTACCGGGATTTCGACGCACTCGGCCGATGGGTGTCGTCGGTGTCCGGACTGCCGGGCGTCGTGGTCTCGGGAGTCGACTGGGATCTGACCGCCGCCCGACGGGCGAGCGTGGAGCGCGAGGTCCGCGTGGCGGCCGTCCGCGACGCGCAGGAGCGCGCCGCCGCGTACGCCTCCGCCCTCGGGCTCGGCCAGCCCCGCGTGCTCACCCTGTTCGAGCCCGGTCTGCGGCCGCACACCTCGGGCGGAGGAGGCGGCTACGGCACGATGAGCCGCGCCGCCGCCTTCGCCTCCCACGAGGAGCCGCTCGCCCTGAAGCCCGAGGACATCGAGATCGCCGCGTCGATCTCGGCCGACTTCGACGCGCTCTGA
- the proB gene encoding glutamate 5-kinase encodes MPDALPDSAAAPSSDEAVAPRRRTLVVKMGSSSVTKQSGPDPVLLASALESAFTARGLGWDVVLVSSGAVSSGRALFARSQDEPISSRLAAAVGQTVLMGFYRSVAELSGSLVAQILIGESDLASPRQMSHVAEAIRHALDAGVVPIVNGNDTIDSAGSDNDGVAGGLAMLLGADLLLLLTDVPGVFAGSIAEGVHLDELGIAELRGIGVQKGGTGRGGIRSKLKAAELAAHNGVSTRIAGARTPEVILRALESPGPGTLVRAVHAHPAVEQRWISGVATARGRVEINLEAERSVHSGSSLFASGIKRVSGDFTGGDVIEVRALSGELLARGVTRVSSRLLTLVRALRVDEIARVFVAVLAHAAASGADARPADGERPQLARALEYARALSFEHARAVAMEIVGLFPAESISALLGQGAEEGELVERYTRLVRTLAIVENQHLSVFRD; translated from the coding sequence ATGCCCGACGCACTGCCCGACTCCGCCGCCGCTCCCTCCTCCGACGAGGCGGTCGCACCGCGCAGGCGCACCCTCGTGGTCAAGATGGGCTCGAGCTCCGTCACCAAGCAGTCCGGACCCGACCCCGTGCTCCTGGCCAGTGCCCTCGAGAGCGCCTTCACGGCCCGCGGTCTCGGCTGGGACGTGGTCCTCGTCTCCTCCGGCGCCGTCTCCTCCGGCCGCGCCCTCTTCGCCCGCTCGCAGGACGAGCCGATCAGCTCGAGGCTCGCCGCCGCGGTGGGCCAGACCGTGCTCATGGGCTTCTACCGCTCGGTCGCCGAGCTGTCCGGGTCGCTCGTCGCCCAGATCCTGATCGGCGAGTCCGACCTGGCCTCCCCTCGGCAGATGTCGCACGTGGCCGAGGCGATCCGCCACGCGCTCGACGCCGGAGTGGTGCCGATCGTCAACGGCAACGACACCATCGACTCGGCGGGCTCCGACAACGACGGGGTCGCCGGCGGCCTCGCGATGCTCCTGGGCGCCGATCTCCTCCTGCTGCTCACCGACGTGCCCGGCGTCTTCGCCGGCAGCATCGCCGAGGGCGTGCACCTCGACGAGCTCGGCATCGCCGAGCTGCGCGGCATCGGCGTGCAGAAGGGCGGCACCGGACGCGGAGGGATCCGCTCGAAGCTCAAGGCGGCCGAGCTCGCCGCGCACAACGGCGTCTCGACGAGGATCGCCGGCGCGCGGACCCCCGAGGTCATCCTGCGCGCCCTCGAGAGCCCCGGCCCCGGCACGCTCGTCCGCGCGGTGCACGCGCACCCCGCAGTGGAGCAGCGCTGGATCTCGGGCGTCGCCACGGCGCGCGGGCGGGTCGAGATCAACCTCGAGGCCGAGCGGAGCGTCCACTCCGGGTCGAGCCTCTTCGCCTCCGGGATCAAGCGGGTGTCGGGGGACTTCACGGGCGGCGACGTCATCGAGGTGCGCGCCCTGAGCGGCGAGCTCCTGGCCCGCGGAGTGACGCGCGTCTCCTCCCGCCTGCTCACGCTCGTGCGGGCCCTGCGCGTCGACGAGATCGCCCGCGTGTTCGTGGCCGTCCTGGCGCACGCCGCGGCGAGCGGAGCGGACGCCCGGCCGGCCGACGGCGAGCGCCCCCAGCTCGCCCGCGCCCTCGAGTACGCCCGCGCGCTGTCGTTCGAGCACGCCCGGGCGGTCGCGATGGAGATCGTCGGACTGTTCCCCGCCGAGAGCATCTCGGCCCTGCTGGGCCAGGGCGCCGAGGAGGGGGAGCTCGTCGAGCGCTACACCCGCCTCGTCCGCACCCTCGCGATCGTCGAGAACCAGCACCTGTCGGTCTTCCGCGACTGA
- a CDS encoding glycoside hydrolase family 3 protein, whose translation MTASSTSSPTGSPVDRRYLDPLRPVEERVRILLGQMTLEEKAGLLFQTMIVLGEGGALAGADGGFGLPSTSEMVLERRMTHFNLLGGAQASAREIAEWHNRLQELAASTRLGIPVTLSTDPRHSFTDNPGTGSSAAAFSQWPEPLGLGAIGDEALVERFGDIARREYLAVGLRVALHPQIDLATESRWARQVGTFGEDADLTGRLGAAYIRGFQGAALGPESVATMTKHFPGGNAEYHLRPFEKAFEAGTSQIMPYYGMPVGTEHEEVGFGFNRSVITGLLRERFGFDGVVCTDWGLLTDADILGDRHPARAWGVEHLTVPERMAKALDAGVDQFGGEAIPEVLVQLVRDGVVEEERLDVSVRRLLREKFVLGLFDARSVDPLRAEEVVGSTEFRAAGEDAQRAAVTVLAHDDVLPVRRGARLYVEGVSPEAAAGYGEVVESPGEAELAVIRLQAPFEQRTTAFEGFFHAGSLEFPDEVVAHVLDVAGRVPTIVVVFLDRPAVLTRFVGSTAALLAEFGASDEAVLDVLVGGSAPRGRLPMDLPRSMAAAAARRPDVPFDTVDPLFRFGHGLRIGTAE comes from the coding sequence ATGACAGCGTCGTCGACCTCCTCGCCCACCGGCTCGCCCGTGGACCGCCGCTACCTCGATCCGCTCCGGCCCGTCGAGGAGCGGGTGCGGATCCTGCTCGGGCAGATGACCCTCGAGGAGAAGGCGGGCCTGCTCTTCCAGACGATGATCGTGCTGGGCGAGGGCGGGGCGCTCGCCGGAGCGGACGGCGGCTTCGGACTCCCCTCCACCTCCGAGATGGTGCTCGAGCGGAGGATGACCCACTTCAACCTCCTGGGCGGGGCGCAGGCGTCTGCGCGCGAGATCGCGGAGTGGCACAACCGGCTGCAGGAGCTCGCCGCCTCGACCCGCCTCGGCATTCCCGTGACCCTGTCCACCGATCCGCGCCACTCCTTCACCGACAACCCCGGCACGGGATCGTCCGCCGCGGCGTTCTCGCAGTGGCCGGAGCCGCTCGGACTGGGAGCGATCGGGGACGAGGCCCTCGTCGAGCGCTTCGGCGACATCGCGCGGCGGGAGTACCTCGCGGTCGGGCTGCGGGTGGCGCTGCATCCGCAGATCGACCTGGCGACGGAGTCGCGCTGGGCACGGCAGGTCGGCACGTTCGGCGAGGACGCCGACCTCACGGGGCGACTGGGCGCGGCCTACATCCGCGGGTTCCAGGGCGCCGCGCTCGGCCCGGAGTCCGTCGCGACGATGACCAAGCACTTCCCGGGCGGCAACGCCGAGTACCACCTGCGGCCGTTCGAGAAGGCCTTCGAGGCCGGGACGAGCCAGATCATGCCCTATTACGGGATGCCGGTCGGCACGGAGCACGAGGAGGTCGGCTTCGGCTTCAACCGCTCGGTGATCACGGGGCTGCTGCGGGAGCGGTTCGGGTTCGACGGCGTCGTGTGCACCGACTGGGGGCTGCTCACGGACGCCGACATCCTCGGCGACCGGCACCCGGCCCGCGCCTGGGGCGTCGAGCACCTCACCGTGCCGGAGCGGATGGCGAAGGCGCTCGACGCGGGCGTCGACCAGTTCGGCGGCGAGGCGATCCCGGAGGTGCTCGTCCAGCTGGTGCGCGACGGGGTGGTCGAGGAGGAGCGCCTGGACGTCTCGGTGCGGCGGCTGCTGCGGGAGAAGTTCGTGCTGGGGCTGTTCGACGCGCGCTCGGTCGACCCGCTCCGGGCGGAGGAGGTGGTCGGGTCGACGGAGTTCCGCGCCGCGGGCGAGGACGCCCAGCGCGCGGCCGTCACGGTGCTCGCGCACGACGACGTCCTGCCGGTGCGGCGCGGCGCGCGGCTGTACGTCGAGGGGGTCTCCCCCGAGGCGGCCGCCGGGTACGGCGAGGTGGTGGAGTCGCCGGGGGAGGCGGAACTCGCCGTGATCCGCCTGCAGGCGCCCTTCGAGCAGCGGACGACGGCGTTCGAGGGCTTCTTCCACGCGGGGTCGCTGGAGTTCCCGGACGAGGTGGTCGCGCACGTGCTGGACGTCGCGGGGCGGGTGCCGACGATCGTGGTCGTGTTCCTGGACCGGCCGGCCGTCCTGACTCGGTTCGTGGGATCGACCGCGGCGCTGCTCGCCGAGTTCGGGGCGTCGGACGAGGCGGTGCTGGACGTGCTGGTCGGCGGATCGGCTCCCCGGGGGAGGCTGCCGATGGACCTGCCGCGCTCGATGGCGGCGGCCGCGGCGCGGCGGCCCGATGTGCCGTTCGACACCGTGGATCCGCTGTTCCGCTTCGGTCACGGACTGCGGATCGGCACGGCGGAGTAG
- a CDS encoding DNA polymerase Y family protein produces MATAPELRRTILVWCPDWPLLAAAGDAGLPAEAPLALTEKSRVFACSPTARAEGVRRGMRIREAQSRCTGLTVLPYDPVLDHRAFEPLVQALEEITPGVQLIRPGLCAIRARGPRRYYGSERSAAEAVLRRLAELGVDRARIGIADGLFASELAAKHSAEDVAIVPAGTTAAFLAPLPLEALGTEAVGAAATRSKPVRGEDLVTLLRRLGVRTLGAFAALPAEDVAARFGPDGARSHLLARGAETEAVVPRLPPERLDRSLEFEPPLDRIDQAAFAFRIPAEEFVAGLTRAQLVATAIRIDVTSDRGELSSRSWLHPRWFTPGDVLDRVRWQLQGSGAIDTGLGSPIARIAVEPEAVDAIGNHEQGLWGTAPEERVHHGLSRVQSMLGHEAVVTASIGGGRALRDRHHLVPWGDREPGDARPKGLPWPGSLPPPHPPTVFTEPVAALVRGPRGEPVSVDDRGSLVSVPAYFTPGTSQARLEPVAGWAGPWPVDERWWDARTATRYDRFQVVDAAGTAWLLVCRDGEWAAEARYD; encoded by the coding sequence GTGGCGACCGCACCCGAGCTGCGCCGCACGATCCTCGTGTGGTGCCCGGACTGGCCGCTGCTCGCCGCGGCGGGCGACGCCGGCCTGCCCGCGGAGGCGCCGCTGGCGCTCACCGAGAAGAGCCGCGTCTTCGCCTGCTCCCCGACCGCGCGCGCCGAGGGGGTGCGACGGGGCATGCGGATCCGCGAGGCGCAGTCGCGCTGCACCGGGCTCACCGTGCTGCCCTACGACCCGGTGCTCGACCACCGGGCGTTCGAGCCGCTCGTGCAGGCGCTGGAGGAGATCACCCCGGGTGTGCAGCTGATCCGGCCGGGTCTCTGCGCGATCCGCGCCAGAGGCCCCCGCCGCTACTACGGGAGCGAGCGGTCGGCGGCAGAGGCGGTGCTGCGGCGACTGGCCGAGCTCGGGGTCGACCGGGCCCGCATCGGCATCGCCGACGGGCTCTTCGCCTCCGAGCTCGCCGCCAAGCACTCGGCCGAGGACGTCGCGATCGTGCCCGCGGGGACGACCGCGGCGTTCCTCGCGCCGCTCCCCCTCGAGGCGCTCGGCACCGAGGCGGTCGGAGCCGCCGCGACGCGCTCGAAGCCGGTCCGCGGCGAGGACCTGGTGACCCTCCTGCGCCGGCTGGGCGTGCGGACGCTGGGCGCCTTCGCCGCGCTGCCGGCCGAGGACGTCGCCGCCCGGTTCGGACCGGACGGGGCCCGGTCCCATCTCCTGGCCCGCGGGGCCGAGACCGAGGCGGTCGTGCCGCGCCTGCCTCCCGAGCGGCTCGACCGGTCGCTCGAGTTCGAGCCCCCGCTCGACCGCATCGACCAGGCCGCCTTCGCCTTCCGGATCCCCGCGGAGGAGTTCGTCGCGGGGCTCACCCGGGCGCAGCTGGTGGCCACCGCGATCCGCATCGACGTCACCAGCGACCGGGGCGAGCTCTCCTCGCGCAGCTGGCTGCATCCGCGCTGGTTCACCCCGGGCGACGTGCTCGACCGCGTGCGCTGGCAGCTGCAGGGCAGCGGGGCGATCGACACGGGCCTGGGCTCCCCGATCGCGCGCATCGCCGTGGAGCCGGAGGCGGTGGACGCGATCGGGAACCACGAGCAGGGCCTCTGGGGCACCGCCCCCGAGGAACGGGTCCACCACGGTCTCAGCCGCGTGCAGAGCATGCTCGGGCACGAAGCGGTCGTGACGGCGTCGATCGGCGGCGGCCGGGCGCTCCGCGATCGGCATCACCTCGTCCCCTGGGGCGACCGCGAGCCGGGCGATGCCCGGCCCAAAGGACTGCCGTGGCCGGGATCGCTCCCGCCGCCCCACCCGCCCACGGTGTTCACCGAGCCGGTGGCGGCACTCGTGCGGGGTCCGCGCGGGGAGCCCGTGTCGGTGGACGACCGCGGGTCCCTCGTCTCGGTCCCCGCCTACTTCACTCCCGGCACCTCGCAGGCCCGGCTCGAACCGGTGGCCGGCTGGGCGGGACCGTGGCCCGTCGACGAGCGCTGGTGGGACGCGCGGACCGCCACCCGCTACGACCGCTTCCAGGTGGTCGACGCGGCCGGGACCGCCTGGCTCCTGGTCTGCCGCGACGGGGAGTGGGCCGCCGAGGCCCGGTACGACTGA
- a CDS encoding error-prone DNA polymerase — translation MGWNNPPIPWSEFERRLSTGRRADGTVVRGDGGDSPAWSHKRPAYSAGDDVRSPDLKVPYAELHAHSNFSFLDGANRPEQMVEEAVRLGIDTLALTDHDGLYGIVRMAEAAQGHPVRTAFGAELSLGLRTPQNGIADPEGSHLLVLARREEGYHRLARALTTAQLAGAEKGKPSYDLEELARAADGHWIVLTGCRKGAVRQALVAEGEAAAEAEVRELVRLFGAANVLVELYDHGDPLASLHNDALAVIAERLRLRVVATGNVHYARPEDRPLQTALSAVRARRSLEEMDGWLPAAAGAHLRSGAEMAERFARYPGSVENTVRVADEIAFELGKVRPRLPRQDVPEGHTPMSWLRELVHRAVPQKYPGADSDVLERLEKELAVIEAKDFPGYFLIVHDIVHFAKGQGILCQGRGSAANSAVCYVLGITAVDSIFYDLPFERFLSSIRDEEPDIDVDFDSERREEVIQHVYEKYGRLNAAQVANVITYRPKFAVRDMAKALGYSPGQQDGWSKQVEAWGAITESTDHDIPDDVVALATRVLGAPRHLGIHSGGMVLTDRPVGEVCPIEPARMEKRTVLQWDKDDCAWMGLVKFDLLGLGMLAALQYTFDLVAEHVGEQWDLSTIPREEKGVYDQLCRADSIGVFQVESRAQMGTLPRLQPRRFYDLVIEVALIRPGPIQGGAVHPYIRRKLGEEPVTYQHPLLVTPLKRTLGVPLFQEQLMQVAVAVGDCNAEDADLLRRAMGSKRGTEKIETLRERLYQGMARNGITGEVADDIYTRIQAFANFGFAESHAISFALLVYASAWLRLHYPAAFTAALLRAQPMGFYAPHTLVADARRHGVRVESPDVNRSLPHPGLEAAQDAPPRRRGGAGYGSEECLAVHQPPTGLFDRTEPFHTDDHRRDAGFVIRLGLSGVKGIGDALAQHIVAERERGGAYASMSDLSRRVGLNATQLEALGAAGAFDTLGLDRRQALWEAGTAAADREEFLPGSVVAVQPPLLPMLSAQERVVFDFWATGISPDDHPLRHLRADLRARGARSTADLPGTSSGTRIEVAGVVIHRQRPSTAGGVTFMNLEDEHGILNVICSVGVWNRYRRIAREAPALLVRGILERSEEGVTNLLADRFEPLSVGARTTSRNFR, via the coding sequence ATGGGCTGGAACAACCCGCCGATCCCCTGGTCGGAGTTCGAACGGCGCCTTTCCACCGGCCGCCGGGCCGACGGCACGGTGGTCCGGGGCGACGGAGGGGACAGCCCGGCCTGGTCGCACAAGCGGCCGGCCTACTCCGCGGGCGACGACGTGCGCTCCCCCGACCTGAAGGTGCCCTACGCCGAGCTGCACGCGCACTCCAACTTCAGCTTCCTCGACGGCGCCAACCGCCCCGAGCAGATGGTCGAGGAGGCGGTGCGCCTGGGCATCGACACCCTCGCGCTGACCGACCACGACGGCCTCTACGGGATCGTCAGGATGGCCGAGGCGGCGCAGGGCCACCCCGTCCGGACCGCCTTCGGGGCCGAGCTCTCGCTCGGGCTCCGCACCCCGCAGAACGGCATCGCCGATCCCGAGGGCTCGCACCTGCTCGTCCTCGCCCGCCGCGAGGAGGGCTACCACCGACTGGCCCGCGCCCTGACCACCGCCCAGCTCGCGGGAGCCGAGAAGGGCAAACCGAGCTACGACCTCGAGGAGCTCGCCCGCGCGGCGGACGGGCACTGGATCGTGCTCACCGGCTGCCGCAAGGGCGCGGTGCGCCAGGCGCTGGTCGCCGAGGGCGAGGCGGCGGCCGAGGCCGAGGTGCGCGAGCTCGTGCGCCTCTTCGGGGCGGCGAACGTGCTCGTCGAGCTCTACGACCACGGCGATCCGCTCGCCTCCCTGCACAACGACGCCCTGGCGGTCATCGCCGAGCGGCTGCGGCTGCGGGTGGTGGCCACCGGGAACGTGCACTACGCCCGACCCGAGGACCGTCCCCTGCAGACCGCGCTGTCCGCCGTCCGCGCCCGGCGCAGCCTCGAGGAGATGGACGGCTGGCTCCCCGCGGCGGCGGGCGCCCACCTGCGCTCCGGCGCCGAGATGGCCGAGAGGTTCGCGCGCTACCCCGGCTCCGTCGAGAACACCGTCCGCGTCGCGGACGAGATCGCCTTCGAACTCGGGAAGGTCCGCCCCCGTCTCCCCCGCCAGGACGTCCCGGAGGGGCACACCCCCATGAGCTGGCTCCGCGAGCTCGTGCACCGGGCCGTCCCGCAGAAGTACCCGGGAGCCGACTCCGACGTGCTCGAGCGGCTCGAGAAGGAGCTCGCGGTCATCGAGGCGAAGGACTTCCCCGGCTACTTCCTGATCGTGCACGACATCGTGCACTTCGCGAAGGGGCAGGGGATCCTCTGCCAGGGCCGGGGATCCGCCGCCAACTCGGCGGTCTGCTACGTCCTGGGCATCACCGCGGTCGACTCGATCTTCTACGACCTCCCGTTCGAGCGGTTCCTCTCGAGCATCCGCGACGAGGAGCCCGACATCGACGTCGACTTCGACTCGGAGCGGCGCGAGGAGGTCATCCAGCACGTCTACGAGAAGTACGGGCGCCTGAACGCCGCGCAGGTGGCCAACGTGATCACCTACCGGCCCAAGTTCGCGGTCCGGGACATGGCGAAGGCCCTCGGCTACAGCCCCGGGCAGCAGGACGGCTGGTCGAAGCAGGTCGAGGCGTGGGGGGCCATCACCGAGAGCACCGACCACGACATCCCCGACGACGTCGTGGCCCTCGCCACCCGCGTCCTCGGCGCACCCCGGCACCTCGGCATCCACTCCGGCGGCATGGTCCTCACCGACCGCCCCGTCGGCGAGGTCTGCCCGATCGAGCCGGCACGGATGGAGAAGCGGACCGTCCTGCAGTGGGACAAGGACGACTGCGCCTGGATGGGCCTGGTGAAGTTCGACCTGCTCGGGCTCGGGATGCTCGCCGCCCTGCAGTACACCTTCGACCTCGTCGCCGAGCACGTCGGCGAGCAGTGGGACCTCTCCACGATCCCCCGAGAGGAGAAGGGCGTTTACGACCAGCTCTGCCGGGCCGACTCCATCGGCGTGTTCCAGGTCGAGAGCCGCGCCCAGATGGGCACCCTGCCGCGCCTGCAGCCGCGCCGCTTCTACGACCTGGTGATCGAGGTCGCGCTGATCCGGCCGGGCCCCATCCAGGGAGGCGCGGTGCACCCCTACATCCGCCGCAAGCTCGGCGAGGAGCCGGTCACCTACCAGCACCCCCTGCTCGTCACCCCGCTCAAGCGGACCCTGGGCGTCCCGCTGTTCCAGGAGCAGCTGATGCAGGTCGCGGTCGCGGTCGGCGACTGCAACGCCGAGGATGCCGATCTCCTCCGGCGCGCGATGGGCTCCAAGAGGGGGACGGAGAAGATCGAGACGCTGCGCGAGCGGCTCTACCAGGGCATGGCGCGCAACGGCATCACGGGCGAGGTCGCGGACGACATCTACACGCGGATCCAGGCCTTCGCCAACTTCGGCTTCGCCGAGAGCCATGCGATCAGCTTCGCCCTGCTCGTCTACGCGAGTGCCTGGCTGCGGCTGCACTACCCGGCGGCGTTCACCGCGGCGCTGCTCCGCGCCCAGCCCATGGGCTTCTACGCCCCGCACACCCTCGTGGCCGATGCGCGCCGGCACGGGGTGCGCGTCGAGTCCCCCGACGTCAACCGCTCGCTGCCCCACCCCGGCCTCGAGGCCGCACAGGACGCGCCTCCCCGGCGTCGGGGCGGGGCCGGCTACGGGAGCGAGGAGTGCCTGGCCGTCCACCAACCGCCGACCGGTCTCTTCGACCGCACGGAGCCCTTCCACACCGACGACCACCGCCGCGACGCGGGCTTCGTGATCCGCCTCGGGCTCTCGGGGGTGAAGGGGATCGGCGACGCGCTCGCCCAGCACATCGTGGCCGAGCGCGAGCGCGGCGGCGCCTACGCGAGCATGTCCGACCTCTCGCGACGGGTCGGGCTGAACGCGACCCAGCTCGAAGCGCTCGGAGCCGCGGGGGCCTTCGATACCCTCGGGCTCGACCGCCGCCAGGCGCTGTGGGAGGCGGGCACCGCCGCCGCCGACCGCGAGGAGTTCCTGCCCGGATCCGTCGTCGCCGTGCAGCCTCCGCTGCTGCCGATGCTCTCGGCGCAGGAGCGCGTCGTCTTCGACTTCTGGGCCACCGGGATCTCCCCCGACGACCATCCGCTCCGGCACCTCCGCGCCGATCTCCGAGCGCGCGGCGCGCGGTCCACGGCCGACCTGCCGGGCACCTCCTCCGGCACCCGGATCGAGGTGGCCGGCGTGGTGATCCACCGCCAGCGTCCCTCCACAGCCGGCGGAGTGACCTTCATGAACCTCGAGGACGAGCACGGGATCCTCAACGTGATCTGCTCCGTCGGAGTATGGAACCGCTACCGGCGGATCGCCCGCGAGGCGCCCGCCCTCCTCGTGCGGGGCATCCTCGAGCGCTCCGAGGAGGGCGTCACCAACCTCCTCGCCGACCGCTTCGAACCCCTCTCGGTCGGCGCCCGCACGACCTCCCGCAACTTCCGATGA
- the treZ gene encoding malto-oligosyltrehalose trehalohydrolase yields the protein MISTTPYRYALATAGPDRFDVWAPTASAVELVLGGGDSVPMTPTGSEGWWRVSGSVPSGDVDYGYRVDGSGPFPDPRSRRQPEGVHELSRTFDPSAYAWQDVAWTGRQLAGAVIYELHIGTFTPEGTLDAAAGKLDHLRSLGVDFIEILPVNAVNGTHNWGYDGVLWYAVHEPYGGPEAYQRFVDAAHRAGMGIVQDVVYNHLGPSGNYLPEFGPYLKNEKANTWGSSVNLDGEGSDVVRGYIIDNALMWLRDYHVDALRLDAVHALSDERAVHVLEELASEVAVLSAHVGRPLTLIAESDLNDPTLITPREAGGYGLDAQWSDDFHHAVHVALTGETTGYYEDFAPLGALEKVLTRGFFHDGTLSTFRGRHHGRPIETERMPAWRLVVCSQNHDQIGNRAIGDRLTATLDEGRLAIAAALTLLGPFTPMLFMGEEWAASTPWQFFTSHPEKDLGEATAKGRIEEFAKMGWDPEVVPDPQDPETFSRSRLDWSEAEEGRHARILGVYRELAALRRRFPELTDPRFGSLVVEFDEEQRWLTLGRGRVTIAINVGEAAARVPLPEVAESLLGVGEYAVQPGDTEVDLGASSLLITLTTTD from the coding sequence GTGATCAGCACGACTCCCTACCGCTACGCCCTCGCCACCGCCGGACCCGACCGCTTCGACGTCTGGGCGCCCACCGCCTCCGCCGTCGAGCTGGTGCTCGGCGGCGGGGACTCCGTCCCGATGACGCCCACCGGGTCGGAGGGGTGGTGGCGGGTCTCCGGCTCCGTCCCGTCGGGCGACGTCGACTACGGCTACCGCGTCGACGGCTCCGGGCCCTTCCCGGACCCGCGCTCGCGCCGTCAGCCCGAGGGTGTGCACGAGCTGTCGCGCACCTTCGATCCGAGCGCGTACGCCTGGCAGGACGTGGCCTGGACCGGGCGCCAGCTGGCCGGAGCGGTCATCTACGAGCTGCACATCGGCACCTTCACCCCGGAGGGCACGCTGGACGCCGCGGCCGGGAAGCTCGACCATCTGCGCTCGCTGGGGGTCGACTTCATCGAGATCCTGCCGGTGAACGCGGTGAACGGCACGCACAACTGGGGCTACGACGGAGTGCTGTGGTACGCCGTGCACGAGCCGTACGGCGGACCGGAGGCGTACCAGCGCTTCGTGGACGCCGCGCACCGCGCCGGCATGGGGATCGTGCAGGACGTGGTCTACAACCACCTCGGCCCGAGCGGGAACTACCTGCCGGAGTTCGGCCCGTACCTCAAGAACGAGAAGGCCAACACCTGGGGCAGCTCGGTGAACCTCGACGGCGAGGGCTCGGACGTCGTCCGCGGCTACATCATCGACAACGCCCTGATGTGGCTGCGCGACTACCACGTCGACGCGCTGCGCCTGGACGCGGTCCACGCCCTCTCGGACGAGCGCGCGGTGCACGTGCTCGAGGAACTGGCGTCGGAGGTCGCGGTGCTCTCGGCTCACGTCGGCCGACCGCTGACCCTCATCGCCGAGTCCGACCTCAACGACCCGACGCTGATCACCCCGCGCGAGGCGGGCGGCTACGGTCTCGACGCGCAGTGGAGCGACGACTTCCACCACGCGGTCCACGTCGCACTGACCGGGGAGACCACCGGGTACTACGAGGACTTCGCTCCGCTCGGCGCTCTCGAGAAGGTGCTCACGCGCGGGTTCTTCCACGACGGCACGCTCTCGACGTTCCGGGGACGTCACCACGGTCGTCCGATCGAGACCGAGCGGATGCCCGCCTGGCGTCTCGTGGTCTGCAGCCAGAACCACGATCAGATCGGCAACCGCGCCATCGGCGACCGCCTGACGGCCACTCTCGACGAGGGGCGGCTGGCGATCGCTGCGGCGCTGACCCTGCTCGGCCCGTTCACTCCCATGCTCTTCATGGGCGAGGAGTGGGCCGCGTCCACCCCGTGGCAGTTCTTCACCTCGCACCCCGAGAAGGACCTGGGCGAGGCGACGGCGAAGGGCCGGATCGAGGAGTTCGCGAAGATGGGCTGGGACCCCGAGGTCGTGCCCGACCCGCAGGACCCCGAGACCTTCAGTCGCTCGCGCCTGGACTGGTCCGAGGCGGAGGAGGGGCGCCACGCCCGGATCCTCGGCGTGTACCGGGAGCTCGCGGCGCTGCGCCGCCGCTTCCCCGAGCTGACCGATCCGCGCTTCGGCTCCCTCGTCGTCGAGTTCGACGAGGAGCAGCGCTGGCTGACGCTCGGACGCGGTCGGGTGACCATCGCGATCAACGTGGGCGAGGCGGCGGCCCGGGTGCCCCTGCCCGAGGTGGCGGAGTCGCTGCTCGGCGTCGGCGAGTACGCCGTGCAGCCCGGTGACACCGAGGTCGATCTCGGCGCCTCGTCGCTGCTGATCACGCTCACGACCACGGACTGA